One genomic window of Camelina sativa cultivar DH55 chromosome 5, Cs, whole genome shotgun sequence includes the following:
- the LOC104784971 gene encoding protein IQ-DOMAIN 14-like, with the protein MVKKGSWFSAIKRVFTPHSKEKLGNETEIKSGKEKRKKGFGKREPSSIEKILGEAARDHNLVFRPPTPDRPNPFSVSPPPPLRPASPRVPSPRPTSPRVASPRAAAPKPPSPRAEVPRSLSPKPSSSSSRADLPRSLSPKPSDRSKPASASANAPPLRPASTRVPSQRITPPSVPSPRTSSPRGASPQAVSSKSPSPRVEPPPTLDTPRPPSPKPPSPRADPPRLDVPRPTTPRPPSPRAEAPRFDAPRPTTPKPPSPRAEPPRLEAPRPTTPKPPSPRADPPRLDAPRPTTPKLPSPRAVSPRAVQRREIVYRPEPTLSVQHASATKIQGAFRGFMARKSFRALKGLVRLQGVVRGYSVKRQTINAMKYMQQVVRVQSQIQSRRIKVLENKAQVEKDEAKWAATEAGNDNWDDSVLTKEERDARSLRKTEAIIKRERSMAYAYSRKLWKNSPKSTQENRSSGGFPQWWNWADRQNPLASPAPSYSQPVRDFRLTPSRLCPSPLSQSSKKHHTRLDNHFDSSTPRSSRSTLLTPSRHTGTSRYSRGRLIRGQDSPFKDDDSLTSCPPFPSYMAPTVSAKAKVRPNSNPKERVMGTPVSEKRRMSYPPTQQQGLDTFRWNKGSLVMSNSSSQRSPGSPGGVVLEKHKTLKSVGNLSIGSSASTVGRKEFNRFV; encoded by the exons ATGGTGAAGAAAGGAAGTTGGTTTTCTGCAATCAAAAGGGTTTTTACTCCACATTCCAAAGAGAAGCTTGGCAAT GAAACAGAGATAAagagtggaaaagaaaaaaggaagaaaggttTTGGGAAGCGAGAGCCTAGTAGTATTGAAAAGATCTTGGGCGAGGCTGCGAGAGATCATAATCTTGTTTTCAGGCCTCCTACTCCTGACAGACCAAATCCATTCTCagtctctcctcctcctcctctgagGCCTGCTTCTCCTCGGGTTCCTTCTCCAAGACCAACTTCTCCAAGAGTTGCCTCACCACGAGCCGCTGCGCCAAAGCCTCCTTCTCCTAGAGCTGAAGTTCCAAGATCCCTTTCGCcaaagccttcttcttcttcttccagagCCGACCTTCCAAGATCCCTTTCGCCAAAGCCCTCTGATCGATCAAAGCCAGCATCAGCCTCTGCCAATGCTCCTCCTCTAAGGCCTGCTTCTACTCGAGTACCTTCTCAGAGAATTACTCCTCCAAGTGTTCCTTCTCCAAGAACAAGTTCACCAAGAGGTGCCTCCCCACAAGCCGTCTCTTCAAAGTCACCTTCTCCAAGAGTAGAGCCACCACCAACATTGGACACTCCGAGACCTCCTTCGCCAAAGCCTCCTTCCCCAAGAGCAGACCCACCAAGATTGGATGTTCCAAGACCTACCACGCCTAGGCCTCCTTCTCCAAGAGCAGAAGCACCAAGATTTGATGCTCCACGACCCACTACGCCTAAGCCACCTTCTCCAAGAGCAGAGCCACCAAGATTAGAAGCTCCAAGACCCACTACGCCTAAGCCACCATCTCCAAGAGCAGACCCACCAAGATTAGATGCTCCAAGACCCACTACGCCTAAGCTCCCTTCTCCAAGAGCGGTTTCGCCTAGAGCTGTTCAGCGACGAGAGATTGTTTATAGACCAGAGCCAACACTTTCGGTTCAACATGCTTCTGCAACAAAGATTCAAGGAGCTTTCAGAGGTTTCATG GCAAGGAAGAGTTTCAGAGCTCTCAAAGGTCTAGTCAGGCTTCAAGGGGTGGTGAGAGGATACAGTGTGAAGCGGCAGACGATAAATGCAATGAAGTACATGCAGCAAGTGGTCCGTGTTCAATCCCAAATCCAGTCACGTCGCATCAAAGTGTTGGAAAACAAAGCTCAGGTTGAGAAAGATGAAGCCAAATGGGCTGCAACTGAAGCTGGTAATGATAATTGGGATGACAGTGTGCTGACAAAAGAGGAAAGGGATGCAAGATCACTGAGAAAAACTGAGGCTATCATCAAGAGAGAAAGATCCATGGCCTATGCATATTCTCGCAAG TTGTGGAAAAACAGTCCCAAGTCTACTCAGGAGAATCGTTCTTCAGGTGGGTTCCCTCAATGGTGGAACTGGGCGGACCGGCAGAATCCTCTTGCTAGTCCTGCACCGAGCTATAGTCAACCAGTAAGAGATTTTAGGCTAACACCATCAAGACTGTGTCCAAGTCCTCTGTCTCAGTCAAGCAAAAAACACCATACAAGACTTGACAACCACTTTGACAGTTCAACACCTAGATCGTCCAGATCTACACTGCTCACTCCATCAAGACACACAGGGACATCAAGATACTCGAGAGGAAGACTAATAAGAGGTCAAGATTCTCCATTCAAGGATGATGACAGCCTCACAAGCTGCCCTCCATTCCCAAGTTACATGGCTCCAACAGTCTCTGCAAAGGCAAAAGTTAGACCAAACAGCAATCCAAAGGAGAGAGTGATGGGTACACCTGTCAGCGAGAAGAGGAGAATGTCGTATCCCCCTACACAACAGCAAGGTCTCGATACGTTTAGATGGAACAAAGGGTCATTGGTCATGAGCAACAGCAGCAGCCAAAGGAGTCCTGGTTCACCTGGAGGTGTGGTTCTTGAGAAACACAAGACACTTAAATCAGTAGGAAATTTGAGCATTGGTTCCTCTGCCTCGACAGTTGGGAGAAAGGAATTTAACAGATTTGTGTGA
- the LOC104784972 gene encoding glucan endo-1,3-beta-glucosidase-like, with protein sequence MAKAQICICFIVFLSLWSGNFMEVKADSPRQWCVAKPSTATNKLQQNIDYACSKVDCKIISEGGACYSPNSLISAASVAMNLYYQTLGRNFWNCQFEGSGFISVTDPSYGNCIYKFHT encoded by the exons atggCTAAAGcacaaatatgtatttgtttCATCGTCTTCTTATCTCTTTGGTCAG GAAATTTCATGGAAGTCAAGGCAGAT AGCCCCAGACAATGGTGTGTTGCTAAACCTTCTACGGCTACCAATAAACTTCAACAAAACATAGACTACGCGTGTTCGAAAGTCGATTGTAAGATTATATCGGAAGGAGGTGCATGTTATTCTCCAAATAGTCTCATTAGTGCTGCTTCTGTTGCCATGAATCTTTACTACCAAACTCTAGGAAGAAATTTCTGGAACTGCCAATTCGAAGGCTCTGGTTTCATTAGCGTAACTGATCCTA gCTACGGAAATTgcatttataaatttcatacGTAA
- the LOC104784974 gene encoding uncharacterized protein LOC104784974 → MVGSIDCMHWVWKNCPTAWKGMYTRGSGKPTIVLEAVASYDLWIWHAFFGSPDGIYPKWPTFIQSIPLPQTPKASLFADRQESYRKDVERAFGVLQARFAVIKNPCLLWDKDQVGLIMRACIILHNMIVENERDGYSQAEVSDFPQAEGVDLSYSINMNSNISNVLNGQIIIRDREVHDQLKLDLVEHLWTKFGY, encoded by the exons atggttggaagcatcgactgtatgcattgggttTGGAAGAATTGCCCAACAGCTTGGAAAGGCATGTATACACGAGGATCCGGcaaaccaacaattgttttagagGCGGTCGCGTCATAtgatctctggatatggcacgcgTTTTTTGGGTCTCCAG acggtatttatccaaaatggccAACGTTTATTCAATCCATACCACTACCACAGACTCCAAAAGCATCTTTATTTGCTGACCGCCAAGAAAGCTaccgaaaagatgttgagcgtgcgtTCGGTGTCCTACAAGCTAGATTCGCGGTCATTAAAAATCCATGTCTTTTATGGGATAAAGACCAAGTGGGATTGATTATGAGGGCGTGTATCATACTCCACAATATGATTGTCGAAAATGAACGAGATGGATACAGTCAAGCTGAGGTTTCTGATTTCCCACAAGCAGAGGGTGTGGATCTTTCATATTCTATCAATATGAATTCAAATATTAGCAACGTGCTGAATGGTCAAATAATAATCCGTGATAGAGAAGTGCATGACCAATTGAAACTTGATTTAGTTGAACATTTGTGGACTAAATTTGGATATTAA
- the LOC104784973 gene encoding putative uridine kinase C227.14 has translation MDGFHLYRSQLDAMEDPKEAHARRGAPWTFDPALLLNCLKKLRNEGSVYVPSFDHGVGDPVEDDIFVSLQHKVVIVEGNYILLEEGSWKDISDMFDDKWFIDVNLDTAMQRVENRHVSTVELKQVTLKATRKQHFNQPKEKILISDKEETPQEGLVFLRSKNVLQQLGY, from the exons ATGGATGGGTTTCATTTGTATCGTTCGCAACTTGATGCTATGGAG GATCCCAAAGAAGCCCATGCGAGAAGAGGAG CTCCATGGACTTTTGATCCTGCACTATTGCTTAACTGTTTAAAGAAGCTGAGAAACGAG GGATCAGTTTATGTACCATCATTTGATCATGGAGTTGGAGATCCAGTTGAAGATGATATCTTTGTTAGCCTCCA GCATAAAGTGGTAATTGTAGAAGGAAACTACATCTTGTTAGAAGAAGGATCTTGGAAAGACATCTCGGATATGTTTGATGATAAGTG GTTCATCGATGTCAATCTAGATACAGCAATGCAACGAGTTGAAAACCGGCATGTCTCAACTG TTGAGCTCAAACAAGTCACACTTAAGGCGACAAGGAAACAACATTTCAACCAACCGAAAGAG AAGATCCTTATTTCCGACAAAGAAGAGACGCCACAGGAAGGCTTGGTCTTTCTCCGAtccaaaaatgtactgcagcaattagGCTACTAG
- the LOC104784975 gene encoding glucan endo-1,3-beta-glucosidase-like, giving the protein MAKAQICICFIIFLSLWSGNFMEVKAHSSGSWCIAKPSTSYDQLQENIKFACSKIDCKIISNGGACFSPDSLISRASVVMNLYYQTKGRRYENCNFGGSGLIGVTDPSYGNCIYKFRK; this is encoded by the exons ATGGCGAAAGcacaaatatgtatttgtttcatcatcttcttatcCCTTTGGTCAG GAAATTTCATGGAAGTCAAGGCACAT AGCTCCGGAAGTTGGTGTATTGCTAAACCTTCTACGTCTTATGATCAActtcaagaaaacataaaattcgCTTGTTCGAAAATCGATTGTAAGATCATATCGAACGGAGGTGCATGTTTTTCTCCAGATAGTCTCATCAGTCGTGCTTCTGTTGTCATGAATCTTTACTACCAAACTAAAGGAAGACGGTATGAGAACTGCAATTTCGGAGGCTCTGGTCTCATTGGCGTAACTGATCCTA gCTACGGAAATTGCATTTATAAATTTCGTAAGTAA
- the LOC104784976 gene encoding glucan endo-1,3-beta-glucosidase-like encodes MAKAHICLSFIILLYISSAGHFMRVNAQSQGYWCVAKPGTTTKQLQSNLDYACSEIIDCQVVSTGGTCYSPDNLYNMASVAMNLYYQAEGRYFGNCHFQGSGIIAITDPSYGSCKYQFNK; translated from the exons ATGGCTAAAGCACATATATGTCTTTCTTTCATCATCTTGTTATACATCTCATCAG CAGGACATTTCATGAGAGTCAATGCGCAG AGCCAGGGGTATTGGTGTGTGGCCAAACCTGGCACCACGACCAAACAGCTTCAAAGTAACTTAGACTATGCTTGTTCGGAAATCATCGACTGTCAAGTTGTATCGACCGGGGGTACATGTTATTCACCAGATAATCTCTATAATATGGCTTCTGTGGCCATGAATCTTTATTACCAAGCTGAGGGAAGATACTTTGGAAATTGCCATTTCCAAGGCTCTGGTATCATTGCCATAACCGATCCTA GCTATGGAAGTTGCAAATATCAGTTTAATAAGTAA
- the LOC104784977 gene encoding something about silencing protein 10-like isoform X2, protein MGKKGVTQKRSSSKSSKSRRDIVEDQFDDEIDAFHKQRDIVPLDVNDDDTDDSDEDDVQPVFDLKGVDDESEEEDEDTEDEDESANGLTAKMIRQKKYLRQKFGDGDNEMADDDDKEKDEEDKKITWGGRRGIYHSVDNVDFDLRSSDDEDLKAEEEEVIRLRREQLECITDADAGLEDDSEDDSDRELTMEEIPVKGKKATKSTTYKKEKGDTDIHVEEIKKDINSLSKDEQMEVVLSSAPEIVGLLSELNDAVEELESKINPVMSKLKEGEISLSGGTRYLEVKQILLLAYCQSITFYLLLKAEGQPIRDHPVLSRIVDIKVLLDKMKKLDGELPSGFEESLARNIANGTVQKVVKEGQLASPVSDSVVKITQDIAEPMKIDNGREEKKKKGEKRKHQNDQVDMQSEQMLKLRAVLEDKIRSNGVLGSTVSKSDKARKRQKLANNRKLETFDDYVDDADNNSTHDVKANKVTKLVSTKRKPKTVSGDDDLPQRDDIGERRRKFELRVLAGAGVKSEEDGRNGSGTDDDSDHDGFSNDMVDKDSESEDEFYKQVKQKQEAKRAAKAEIYSRKPHLIPSAPEDVDGKRLITPQIQGNRGLTRQRNKDRKNPRKNYREKHANKVMRNKGQRRDIRKQTGPYAGETRGINPNTSRSIRIKN, encoded by the exons ATGGGGAAAAAAGGAGTGACTCAGAAGAGAAGTAGTAGCAAAAGCTCGAAAAGCCGCAGAGATATCGTCGAAGACCAATTCGATGACGAGATTGACGCCT TTCATAAACAGAGAGATATTGTTCCCTTGGatgttaatgatgatgatactgatgattcggatgaagatgatgtgcaacctgtttttgatttaaag GGTGTGGATgatgagagtgaagaagaggatgaagatacagaagacgaagatgagTCTGCTAATGGACTTACCGCTAAAA TGATTAGGCAGAAGAAGTATCTAAGGCAAAAGTTTGGTGATGGTGACAATGAAatggctgatgatgatgataaggagAAAGATGAGGAAGACAAAAAGATCACATGGGGTGGAAGGAGAGGCATATACCATAGTGTTGATAATGTTGATTTTGAT CTCCGATCAAGTGATGATGAAGACCTTAaagcggaagaagaagaggtgataAGACTACGGAGAGAACAACTTGAATGCATTACAGATGCTGATGCTGGGTTAGAAGATGATAGTGAAGACGACAGCGATAGAGAATTAACCATGGAG GAAATTCCTGTTAAAGGCAAGAAGGCTACAAAATCCACCACATATAAGAAAGAGAAGGGTGATACGGACATACATGTTGAAGAGATCAAGAAAGACATAAACTCTTTGTCAAAAGATGAGCAAATGGAAGTAGTACTTAG TTCTGCTCCGGAAATAGTTGGGCTTTTGTCCGAGTTGAACGATGCAGTTGAAGAGCTTGAGAGTAAGATAAATCCTGTTATGAGTAAG TTAAAGGAAGGAGAAATATCGTTGAGTGGTGGGACAAGGTACCTGGAGGTTAAGCAGATTCTGCTACTGGCCTATTGCCAATCTATAacattttatcttcttctcaaaGCTGAAGGGCAGCCCATCCGTGATCATCCGGTCCTTTCCCGTATTGTAGACATCAAAGTTTTATTAGATAAG aTGAAGAAACTTGATGGAGAGCTTCCCTCTGGATTTGAGGAGTCCCTAGCAAGAAATATTGCTAATGGAACAGTGCAAAAGGTGGTCAAAGAAGGCCAGCTCGCTTCACCCGTCTCTGATTCAGTAGTTAAAATCACACAAGACATAGCCGAG CCGATGAAAATTGACAAcgggagagaagaaaagaagaaaaaaggagagaaacgCAAGCACCAG AATGATCAGGTTGATATGCAAAGTGAGCAAATGTTAAAACTTCGAGCTGTTCTAGAGGATAAAATTAGAAGCAATGGAGTCCTTGGTTCTACTGTCTCAAAGTCTGATAAAGCTCGAAAACGCCAGAAATTAGCTAATAATAG GAAGCTGGAGACTTTCGATGATTATGTGGATGATGCAGACAATAATAGCACACATGATGTGAAAGCTAATAAAGTCACCAAGCTTGTGTCCACCAAACGGAAACCCAAG ACTGTTTCTGGAGATGATGATTTGCCGCAAAGGGATGATATTGGAGAACGGCGTAGGAAGTTTGAGCTCAGAGTTTTGGCTGGAGCTGGTGTGAAGTCAGAGGAAGATGGCAGGAATGGAAGTGGGACAGATGACGACAGTGATCACGATGGTTTTAGTAATGACATGGTTGATAAAGATAGTGAATCAGAAGATGAATTTTACAAACAAGTGAAACAGAAGCAAGAAGCTAAACGAGCTGCCAAAGCAGAGATCTATTCAAG GAAACCACATTTGATTCCGTCAGCGCCAGAAGACGTTGATGGAAAACGACTGATTACACCTCAG ATACAAGGCAACAGAGGATTGACCCGGCAACGCAACAAGGATCGTAAAAACCCGAGAAAGAACTACCGG GAAAAGCACGCGAACAAAGTCATGAGAAATAAAGGACAGAGGAGAGATATCAGGAAACAAACGGGTCCATATGCAGGTGAAACTCGAGGTATCAATCCCAACACAAGCCGGAGCATCCGAATCAAGAACTAA
- the LOC104784977 gene encoding something about silencing protein 10-like isoform X1: MGKKGVTQKRSSSKSSKSRRDIVEDQFDDEIDAFHKQRDIVPLDVNDDDTDDSDEDDVQPVFDLKGVDDESEEEDEDTEDEDESANGLTAKMIRQKKYLRQKFGDGDNEMADDDDKEKDEEDKKITWGGRRGIYHSVDNVDFDLRSSDDEDLKAEEEEVIRLRREQLECITDADAGLEDDSEDDSDRELTMEEIPVKGKKATKSTTYKKEKGDTDIHVEEIKKDINSLSKDEQMEVVLSSAPEIVGLLSELNDAVEELESKINPVMSKLKEGEISLSGGTRYLEVKQILLLAYCQSITFYLLLKAEGQPIRDHPVLSRIVDIKVLLDKMKKLDGELPSGFEESLARNIANGTVQKVVKEGQLASPVSDSVVKITQDIAEPMKIDNGREEKKKKGEKRKHQQNDQVDMQSEQMLKLRAVLEDKIRSNGVLGSTVSKSDKARKRQKLANNRKLETFDDYVDDADNNSTHDVKANKVTKLVSTKRKPKTVSGDDDLPQRDDIGERRRKFELRVLAGAGVKSEEDGRNGSGTDDDSDHDGFSNDMVDKDSESEDEFYKQVKQKQEAKRAAKAEIYSRKPHLIPSAPEDVDGKRLITPQIQGNRGLTRQRNKDRKNPRKNYREKHANKVMRNKGQRRDIRKQTGPYAGETRGINPNTSRSIRIKN; the protein is encoded by the exons ATGGGGAAAAAAGGAGTGACTCAGAAGAGAAGTAGTAGCAAAAGCTCGAAAAGCCGCAGAGATATCGTCGAAGACCAATTCGATGACGAGATTGACGCCT TTCATAAACAGAGAGATATTGTTCCCTTGGatgttaatgatgatgatactgatgattcggatgaagatgatgtgcaacctgtttttgatttaaag GGTGTGGATgatgagagtgaagaagaggatgaagatacagaagacgaagatgagTCTGCTAATGGACTTACCGCTAAAA TGATTAGGCAGAAGAAGTATCTAAGGCAAAAGTTTGGTGATGGTGACAATGAAatggctgatgatgatgataaggagAAAGATGAGGAAGACAAAAAGATCACATGGGGTGGAAGGAGAGGCATATACCATAGTGTTGATAATGTTGATTTTGAT CTCCGATCAAGTGATGATGAAGACCTTAaagcggaagaagaagaggtgataAGACTACGGAGAGAACAACTTGAATGCATTACAGATGCTGATGCTGGGTTAGAAGATGATAGTGAAGACGACAGCGATAGAGAATTAACCATGGAG GAAATTCCTGTTAAAGGCAAGAAGGCTACAAAATCCACCACATATAAGAAAGAGAAGGGTGATACGGACATACATGTTGAAGAGATCAAGAAAGACATAAACTCTTTGTCAAAAGATGAGCAAATGGAAGTAGTACTTAG TTCTGCTCCGGAAATAGTTGGGCTTTTGTCCGAGTTGAACGATGCAGTTGAAGAGCTTGAGAGTAAGATAAATCCTGTTATGAGTAAG TTAAAGGAAGGAGAAATATCGTTGAGTGGTGGGACAAGGTACCTGGAGGTTAAGCAGATTCTGCTACTGGCCTATTGCCAATCTATAacattttatcttcttctcaaaGCTGAAGGGCAGCCCATCCGTGATCATCCGGTCCTTTCCCGTATTGTAGACATCAAAGTTTTATTAGATAAG aTGAAGAAACTTGATGGAGAGCTTCCCTCTGGATTTGAGGAGTCCCTAGCAAGAAATATTGCTAATGGAACAGTGCAAAAGGTGGTCAAAGAAGGCCAGCTCGCTTCACCCGTCTCTGATTCAGTAGTTAAAATCACACAAGACATAGCCGAG CCGATGAAAATTGACAAcgggagagaagaaaagaagaaaaaaggagagaaacgCAAGCACCAG CAGAATGATCAGGTTGATATGCAAAGTGAGCAAATGTTAAAACTTCGAGCTGTTCTAGAGGATAAAATTAGAAGCAATGGAGTCCTTGGTTCTACTGTCTCAAAGTCTGATAAAGCTCGAAAACGCCAGAAATTAGCTAATAATAG GAAGCTGGAGACTTTCGATGATTATGTGGATGATGCAGACAATAATAGCACACATGATGTGAAAGCTAATAAAGTCACCAAGCTTGTGTCCACCAAACGGAAACCCAAG ACTGTTTCTGGAGATGATGATTTGCCGCAAAGGGATGATATTGGAGAACGGCGTAGGAAGTTTGAGCTCAGAGTTTTGGCTGGAGCTGGTGTGAAGTCAGAGGAAGATGGCAGGAATGGAAGTGGGACAGATGACGACAGTGATCACGATGGTTTTAGTAATGACATGGTTGATAAAGATAGTGAATCAGAAGATGAATTTTACAAACAAGTGAAACAGAAGCAAGAAGCTAAACGAGCTGCCAAAGCAGAGATCTATTCAAG GAAACCACATTTGATTCCGTCAGCGCCAGAAGACGTTGATGGAAAACGACTGATTACACCTCAG ATACAAGGCAACAGAGGATTGACCCGGCAACGCAACAAGGATCGTAAAAACCCGAGAAAGAACTACCGG GAAAAGCACGCGAACAAAGTCATGAGAAATAAAGGACAGAGGAGAGATATCAGGAAACAAACGGGTCCATATGCAGGTGAAACTCGAGGTATCAATCCCAACACAAGCCGGAGCATCCGAATCAAGAACTAA
- the LOC104784978 gene encoding signal recognition particle 14 kDa protein: MVLLQLDPFLNELTSMFEKSKEKGSVWVTLKRSSLKSKLQKRKLSSAGESIEYRCLIRATDGKKTVSTSVGAKDHQRFQASYATILKAHMTALKKRERKDRKKSTEAEKKEGTSTTTKPKKL; the protein is encoded by the exons ATG gTTCTCTTACAATTGGATCCATTCCTCAATGAACTCACGAGCATGTTTgagaaaagcaaagagaaggGTTCTGTGTGGGTTACTTTGAAAAGAT CATCTCTCAAGTCTAAGTTGCAGAAGAGGAAACTGAGCTCAGCTGGAGAATCCATTGAATACAGATGCCTTATTCGAGCTACGGATGGAAAGAAAACAGTCTCTACCTCG GTTGGTGCTAAGGATCACCAGAGATTTCAAGCATCCTATGCCACCATTCTTAAGGCCCACATGACTGCTTTGAAGAAGAGGGAAAGGAAAGACCGGAAGAAATCCacagaagcagagaagaaagaaggcaCTTCAACAACCACTAAACCTAAGAAACTTTGA